In Exiguobacterium acetylicum, the genomic stretch TCGTCCGCTGATTGAGATCCTTCACGTGCATCGGCTTACTGTAATAGTAACCTTGACCATAATCGCATCCGAGACGCTTCAAGAAAAGATGCTGTTCGAGTGTCTCGACACCTTCTGCGACGACTTCGATTCCAAGACTCTTCGCAAGCTGGATGATCATTTCCGTGATCGCCGTTCCCCGTTCGTCATGTGGGACTTCATCGATGAACGACTTGTCGATCTTCAGGATATCGATCGGCAAATGCTTCAGGTGCGTCAGGGATGATAGACCCGTTCCAAAGTCATCAAGTGCGATCGTCAGACTGAGTTGTTTCAGCTCACCGAGCATCATCATCGCTCGGTCGAGGTTCTCCATGACGGACGTTTCCGTGATTTCGAGCTGTAGTTGTAACTCGCTCCCACTCTTTAAGGAATGGTGAACGATTTCTTTGATCATCACGTTATGTGACTCGGATCGGAAGTGCATCGCGGATAAGTTGACAGAGACTTGACGAATGAAATAATCTTCCTTCTTCCAAATCTCCATCTGTGCGACGGTCTCCTTCAACACCCACTCGGTCAAACGATGAATCAAACTGTATTTTTCAGCCAGCGGGATAAACTCCGCCGGTGAGATGAAACCGAACTTCGGATGATTCCAGCGAATCAAGACTTCCGCCTGATCGACCTTGCCTGTCGCGAGTGCGATCTTCGGTTGATAGACGAGAGCGAACTCCTTGAAATCCGTCATCGCCCGGCGTAAGGAACCGACGATCAATTGCTCTCTGCGATCAGAGTGTAGCGCATCATCATACACGATGAAACGATCGCGTCCCTCGTTCTTACCAGCACGTAGCGCACTCTCCATCTGACCGATTCGCATTTCAAGTGATTCCTTTGTATCCGGTAAGATGACGCCCATCGTCGCTGTCAGATGAACAGCCTGATCCTCGAGATCGATCGGTTGACGCACGTCCTCTAAAATCTGTTCGAAGACCTCCGTCATATCTTCCTGCGAGACACGTTTGATCAGGAAGAACTGCGTACCATTGTAACGGATACATGCTTCATCTTCCTTTAGCGTCCGTAGCATCCGCTCCGCGAACTGCCGAATGACCGCGTCTCCCTTATCAAAACCAAATGTGTCATTGACCCATTTATATCCATCCAGATCAAGTAAAGCCATCGCCATCTCCTGTTTCGCTCGACCGTAATGGGTATCGACCTTTCCCATATGATGGTCAAGCCATCTCCGATTATGCAGTCCGGTCAAATGATCCGTATACGCCATCATTTGTAGAGCACGTCGCTCCAAATGAATATAGAGTCCAGCAATCAAGATGACGATCAAGAAGACGGGGATTGCGACTTCGTTTAAGATGTTCGATGTGATAGGAGCGTCACCGATGATCCCGGCATTGGAAGCTGGGATACAAAACGATGTACCAAGCATTCCGACATAATGCATCGACGAGATGGCAAACCCCATCACGACCGCGATGGGAATCAAGATCCGTTTCTGATTGACATGTCTTAAGCGATGGAGCAGTAACAAAGCGATATACGCGACGGTAACGGCAATCAGAACCGATAAGAGGAATAATCCTGTCTCATACCGGACGGTTCCGCCGAACTGCATCGCCATCATCCCGAGATAGTGCATCGTGGCGATTCCGCCCCCCATCAGTGCTCCCGCTAAAATCACCTTATTTCTCGTAATCGTCGACGAGTACAAGAGATGGAAGGCAATGAAAGCAGCCAAAATGGCAGGAATGACGGATAAGAACATTAAAAACCAATCATAGCGAACCGTAACCGACAGGGCGAATGCCCCCATCCCGACGAAATGCATTCCCCAGATTGATAATCCCATCGTCAATGATGAGAGGAACAAGGCACGCTTCTTCAAGGAAGTCGCCTTCGCGAGACGCCGATTTAACTCTAATGAACCATATGATCCGATGATGGCAACGAGCACTGACACTACGACGAGTGTCACTTCATAATGTTTCGTTAAGATAATCCATTCATTCATTGTATGAGGCCTCTCCTTAATAGACTGTCATTCTCCTAACTATCGTCTGCTCGGTCTCATTTCTTCAGTAAAAATTAGAAATTCATTCGATTTCTTATCATTTCAACGCGCATTTACTTATTCTATTGAGCACCTTGCACAAAAAAAGCGAATCCGTACGAGACGGATCCGCTAAACTTCA encodes the following:
- a CDS encoding bifunctional diguanylate cyclase/phosphodiesterase: MNEWIILTKHYEVTLVVVSVLVAIIGSYGSLELNRRLAKATSLKKRALFLSSLTMGLSIWGMHFVGMGAFALSVTVRYDWFLMFLSVIPAILAAFIAFHLLYSSTITRNKVILAGALMGGGIATMHYLGMMAMQFGGTVRYETGLFLLSVLIAVTVAYIALLLLHRLRHVNQKRILIPIAVVMGFAISSMHYVGMLGTSFCIPASNAGIIGDAPITSNILNEVAIPVFLIVILIAGLYIHLERRALQMMAYTDHLTGLHNRRWLDHHMGKVDTHYGRAKQEMAMALLDLDGYKWVNDTFGFDKGDAVIRQFAERMLRTLKEDEACIRYNGTQFFLIKRVSQEDMTEVFEQILEDVRQPIDLEDQAVHLTATMGVILPDTKESLEMRIGQMESALRAGKNEGRDRFIVYDDALHSDRREQLIVGSLRRAMTDFKEFALVYQPKIALATGKVDQAEVLIRWNHPKFGFISPAEFIPLAEKYSLIHRLTEWVLKETVAQMEIWKKEDYFIRQVSVNLSAMHFRSESHNVMIKEIVHHSLKSGSELQLQLEITETSVMENLDRAMMMLGELKQLSLTIALDDFGTGLSSLTHLKHLPIDILKIDKSFIDEVPHDERGTAITEMIIQLAKSLGIEVVAEGVETLEQHLFLKRLGCDYGQGYYYSKPMHVKDLNQRTIEETVLNVG